The nucleotide sequence TAATCATTGCAGTTCGTGTCAATCTCGGTTTCAATGCTCCCATTAGCCCTGAACTTGAATACTATGTCAATCAGATTCAACAATGGCAATGGTATTCTCAAAAAGATACTAGAGTAATAATAGAAAAAATCCTCCATCAGTTAAGCCAACTGTCTACTCAACTGCTCACTGCATCAGAATCATCAGTTTTCAGCCATCAATTATACAAAATTCAACAGCCCCTAAAAACGGTTTTTTCTCCTCGGGAAGTTCAACCGTTACCCTTTACCAAACCTGAACTTCCTGATGCCAGTAACTCGTCAACCTCTCCTTTTTATATTGAGCGAATTCCCTATCAACAGCAAAGTTATCAGGCTATTGTTAAACCCGGAGCTTTAATTCGTATTTGCGCTCCCAGACAAAGAGGTAAAACTTCTCTACTTAATCGCATTTTAGCCTATGCTGCCGCCCAAAATTATCATACAGTCTTATTGGATTTTCAACAGCTAGATAAAAGTATACTCAGTAATTTAGAGGTATTATTACGCTGGTTTTGCCTCAGTATCGCGCGACAGTTGAATCTATCTCCAAATTTAGATGAGTATTGGGATGAAGATATCGGCGTTAAAGCTAGTAGCACTGTTTACCTACAAAGTTATTTGCTCTCTGTGATTGAAAATCCCATCGTTATCGCTTTAGAAGAAGTGAGTGAAATTTTTGATCACATTGCTCTGACTCAAGATTTCTTCACTTTACTGCGAAGTTGGCATGAAAAATCTAAAGTCAATTCCACTTGGGCTAAAATGCGTCTAGTGATGGTGCAGTCAACCGATACTTACATTCCGATCAATATTAACCAATCTCCTCTCAATGTTGGTCTAGGCATTAATTTACCTGGCTTTAGTGTAGAAGAAGTACAAGTTTTAGTCAAAAAGCATCAACTCAGATTAACCCCTACTCAAATTGGGCAGTTAATGGAACTTTTAGAAGGTCATCCCTATCTCATTCGCCTAACCTTGTATCATCTCTCTCAAAGAAAAATCACCTTTACAAGGTTACTGGAGACTGCCACTACAGATGTAGGGATATACAGCGATCACTTACATACTCTGCTGTGGAAATTACAGCAAGAACAAGACTTAGCGAAGGCTTTTAGACAAGTATTGTTTTCCTCGTCTCCTGTGCAGTTAGACTATCATCAGGGTTTTAAGCTCAAATATTTAGGCTTAGTCAGTCTTGATAATGAGCAATATACTGTATCCTGTAACTTGTATCGGCTTTATTTTCAGGAGCGTTTGGGCCTTTAGCCGCTTTAGCCAGGCCCAAGATCAACAAAAACCTCTTCTATAGTCAAGTGGGCAAGTGGCATCTCAATAGCTTGCAATTACTGGGAGAAAATGTCACCCTAAGAATTAGTATACTTATCAACCCCTAAATAACAAAGATCATGATTTTCCCAGGAACGACTGTTAAAGTGATCAACCCCGACGATACATACTACGCTTTTGAAGGACTGGTACAGCGCGTCAGTGATAACAAAGCAGCAGTCTTGTTTGAAGGAGGCAATTGGGATAAGCTAATTACTTTTCAACTTTCCGAGTTAGAAGAAGTAGAAATTACTGGTAAAAAGAAAAAATAGTTATTAGTTATTAGTCATTAGTCATTAGTTATTAGTCATTAGTCATTAGTCATTAGTCATTAGTCATTAGTCATTAGTCATTAGTCATTAGTCATTAGTTCTTAGTCATTAGTTATTAGTCATTAGTTATTAGTTATTAGTTATTAGTCATTAGTCAGGAGAACCTGAACTGAGTAGGCACTCAACAGTCATCTTAACTACTCTTTCTAGCCTCTAGTCTATTATCTATTGCCTTTAGCCTGTTAAGTTCTGAAAAAAATATGCGCCTACCTCTGCCTCAATTTGCTATAGATAACCGTCACCCAGAACATATTGCTGAGGTGATAGAAACAGCAACGACTCAATTTTTAGCCCAATGTTTAGAACCCGAAGAATTAAATTTTCCACAGATGCCTCCTTTTGGAAGTTGGGTTAAATCTATCGATGAAGAATCGGGAAATAAAATTTTAGCAGTAGTAACTTATGTGACTACTTCTCCTATAGATTCTATCCATCGGGCCAGGGCTTTAGGCTTATCTTTAACTGAATTGAGGGAACAACAACCCCAAATTTTTGCCATGCTGAAAACGGAATTTCGGGCGGCTATCGTAGGGTTTGAAACCCCATTAGCCAATGGGCATGGAAATGGCAGTCGTCCTGGACAAATTTATCAATATATTCCCCCTCGTCCCCCCCAAATTCATCAAGCTGTGTATCGTTGTCATCCATCAGAAATTGTTCATTTTAGTGAAGAACTCGACTTTTTACGCACTCTTTTACTGGTAAAAGATGTACCTGTAGAGGCTTTAGTGGCTGCATCGGTTCGGGAAATTTATCAATTACGTCAAGGGGACCGGCAGTGGTTAGTTCAAGTGGGAAGACAATTAAATATGTTGTTAAAGGATGATTATGATCGTTTACGCTATATTTTAACTCAAATTCATTGGTAATAAATCCATAATCATTGTTAAAATTAGCATTAATCGGGGAAGGATCTCACTACCATGAAAAACTGTCTCCATTGTGGTTCCAATAATTCTGATACCGCCAGATATTGTCTCAATTGTGGAAATATGCTGGCTTCTGATACTCATCAACTGACGCTACATTGGCGAGAAAATGGAATAGAAAAAACACGCTCTATAGATATCAATGATTCCACCAACAAAAAAGCAGGTACCATTCGCCTAGGACGAGACCCAGACCTGTGCGATATTGTGCTGAGTGACCCCAAAGTGTCAAGGTTGCACAGTCAAATTACTTTTAATTCCCCTCAAAATCAATTTTTGATCGAAAATTTACGAGAAAATAATCCTATATTAATTAATAAGCAAAAACTGGTTCGGGGTTCTCAACCTTTAAACAATGGTAACACCATTACTCTAGGCGATACCCAACTGCGATTCATGGGTAATGATTTAATGCCTCAAGTATCGGCTACTTCCTTAAACGTAGAAGTCGGGCGAAACCCCACAAGCACTTTATCTATCTCTATGCTTTTGCCCATTATTTCTACTAAAAAAGACCTCAGACAACAGCCTTATTTTGTGCCTGGAGTCATTACCGTTATCTGGGTGGTTTTACTATTGAGTAGTCTGGGGAATGCCGTCTTATTTAACTTTCTGATTGCGCTTTTCTTGGGTTTTGGCGGTTTTTACTTCATTTATAAACTCTGTGGTAAACGAAAGCCTTGGTGGGTTTTACTAATTCCTGTGATGCTCACACCCATCCTATTATTTACCCCTCTATGGTCTCTGTTTATCTGGTTTTTTAGAGATTTACTACCCGGTAAAGCTTTACAAGAACATAGCGGCTTTCTCTCCACTTTCACCGCTCAATTTTTTGGAGCCGGTCTTGCCGAGGAATTGTTTAAAGCCCTGCCTTTATTTATTTTAATGGGCTTGAGTCAAAAGTTTAACTTACCTCGATTGGCGATCCAAGATCCTTTAGATGGGATTGTTTTAGGGGCGGCTTCGGGTTTAGGGTTTACTTTGTTGGAAACCTTGGGACAATATATTCCGGATGCCGTGCAGCAAGGTGGGGAATTGATCGGATTACAACTGCTAATTGTTCGTATCGTTGGCTCTGTGTTTGGTCACATGGCCTATAGCGGCTACTTTGGTTATTATATCGGTTTAAGTGTCATCAAACCTAGACGACGCTGGAAGATTTTAGCCACAGGCTATTTAATTGCCGCCACGACTCATGCCTTGTGGAACACCAGCGCCCTATTGGGGGTTTGGGCTTTAGGGTTGGTGGGAATTTTGGCTTTTTGTCTTCTAACCGGAGCTATTCTCAGAGCGCGAAAGATGGGCTAATTTTTTTCGGAAATACCTGGGACTAAAGATGATTAGATAACTTAATTTTTACGACTATTTACCAAGGTAAACGGGTTCCATCCCAAGAAAAAAAATGTCCGCTATCATTTTCGGTTAAATTGTTAATTACAGTTAGTAATTGCTTGACAGTACGCTCTACGGAAAAGATTTTTTCGGGCGGAATATTTTTATGAAACGGTTTAGATAAATCTGTATCGGTGGTGCCGGGATGTAAAGTTATCACTCGGGTTTGAGGATTAATTCTTTTGTATTCGATGGCCACTGTTCGCATCAACATATTCAGAGCGGCTTTAGAAGCTCGATAACCATACCAGCCGCCAAGCTCATTATCGCCAATACTGCCTAACTTAGCAGAAATACTCGCCAACACACTTGGCTGATGATGACGAAATAAAGGCACTAAATGTTTAGCCAGTAAGACCGAACCTATACTATTAACCTGAAAATAGCGGCTTAATTTTTCTGAATTTACTTGTCGGAGGCTTTTTGACGGTTGTAGTGAGCCTTCATGTAATATGCCTACACAGTTAATGACTAAGTGTAACTGATTGACTCGAGTTTGAATTTGCTTTACCACTTCGGTAATTTCTTCTTCGTTAGTAATATCTAAGGGTAAACAAATTAACTTACTTTCTGCTTCATTTTTCAAACTCAATAAAGAATCAGCCGAAGTTTCTTGACGATAGGTAGCAAAAATTTGTTCTACCTCTTCGTTTTTAAGTAATTGCTTGACAAAGCCTAATCCTATTCCCCGAGAAGCTCCGATAATTAAAACATTGATGGGTTTAAATTCAATGGCATTAGACATATTTTTGGCTGAACTGAGGTACAGATAGGGTTAAATTCTGGTGAACCCGAGTAACAATAAATCTAATTCCTTTTTTTTCTCGAAGTTCGCCGTCGTTTTTGTGGAGTAGAACTGGCAGAATCCTCTACCTCATCACTATTGCTCATGTCAAACTCTGAACCAAAAGACTCTGCTACAAGGGGAACCGTAAAATGAAACTGACTGCCATGATTTTTTCCTTCTGATTGCGCCCAAATCTGCCCCCCCCAGCCGCTAACAATTTGCCGACAAATAGCCAAACCTAAACCTGTGCCTCCTGCTGAACGTCGTAAAGCGCCTTCTTCTTGATAAAAACGGTCAAACACGGTTTCTAAACGATTGGGTTCGATGCCTCGTCCGGTATCAGATATGGTGACTTCTAATTGTTGTAAAGAATTATAATTCACTTCAATGGTGACACTGCCATCAGGGCTAGTAAACTTACAGGCATTATCGAGCAATTTAGAGAGAACTTCCACTAACCATTCTCCATCCGCTAAAACGAGGGGAAGGTCCGGAGCGACAAAATTTTGGATTCTGGGTAATTTTCCTTCTGTATTACGGGAGCGAACATGACTCAGGGACAACTCAACACATTCATAAAGTGAGAGGGGTTCTGGATGCCACTCGATTCGACCACTTTCTAATTGTGAAAGCGTCAAGAAGTCTTGTACTAGGGTTCGCATTCGTTCAGCATCTTGTAAAGCCGTATTCAGCATGACTTGACGCAATTCAGGAGACATATCGGGTTCAGTGGCTAAACTTTCTAAACAAACCTGAATCGTCGATAAAGGAGTCCGCAACTCATGACCGGTAATAGCCACTAAATTAGAGCGAGTACGGTCAAGCGCTTCTAATTGCTCGTTAAGGTCATGAAGATTAGCATAGGCTTCTGCTTGAATTAGGGCAACACCGATTTGAGTAGCGATGGCATTGACTAGGGCAATATCTTCACTTTTCCAACTGGCCGGAGCCGGACCACAGTGGTGTAACTCCACCATGCCTAATAATCTACCTTGATAAAGAATCGGAACCAGCAACCAAGAAGCTATCGAGCAACTTTTAACAATGGTTTTTAATGAGGCGGCGCGGTTAGATTTAAGCGGCGGTTGTAGGCGAGGGTCTTTGAGCGTATCATCAACACTGATGGATTCTCGCTGAGAAATAATCGCTTCAAACAGAGGATTATTTTTTAAGGGCCAAAGTTGTCCTTTAAT is from Gloeothece verrucosa PCC 7822 and encodes:
- a CDS encoding AAA-like domain-containing protein, whose translation is MWKILSQNVLEKVTKQNANSILTSQILPSKQAVNTERFTSQTPPKIWLGYPKRELERNIAKTIAQALKLAGYDLLMGNRQNVGQRKTWTQKLETEYQECDCLVFLLTGESLISELMTEGLKRAISIRQSRQNPKPLIIAVRVNLGFNAPISPELEYYVNQIQQWQWYSQKDTRVIIEKILHQLSQLSTQLLTASESSVFSHQLYKIQQPLKTVFSPREVQPLPFTKPELPDASNSSTSPFYIERIPYQQQSYQAIVKPGALIRICAPRQRGKTSLLNRILAYAAAQNYHTVLLDFQQLDKSILSNLEVLLRWFCLSIARQLNLSPNLDEYWDEDIGVKASSTVYLQSYLLSVIENPIVIALEEVSEIFDHIALTQDFFTLLRSWHEKSKVNSTWAKMRLVMVQSTDTYIPININQSPLNVGLGINLPGFSVEEVQVLVKKHQLRLTPTQIGQLMELLEGHPYLIRLTLYHLSQRKITFTRLLETATTDVGIYSDHLHTLLWKLQQEQDLAKAFRQVLFSSSPVQLDYHQGFKLKYLGLVSLDNEQYTVSCNLYRLYFQERLGL
- a CDS encoding NAD(P)H dehydrogenase subunit NdhS — its product is MIFPGTTVKVINPDDTYYAFEGLVQRVSDNKAAVLFEGGNWDKLITFQLSELEEVEITGKKKK
- a CDS encoding HAS-barrel domain-containing protein, with amino-acid sequence MRLPLPQFAIDNRHPEHIAEVIETATTQFLAQCLEPEELNFPQMPPFGSWVKSIDEESGNKILAVVTYVTTSPIDSIHRARALGLSLTELREQQPQIFAMLKTEFRAAIVGFETPLANGHGNGSRPGQIYQYIPPRPPQIHQAVYRCHPSEIVHFSEELDFLRTLLLVKDVPVEALVAASVREIYQLRQGDRQWLVQVGRQLNMLLKDDYDRLRYILTQIHW
- a CDS encoding PrsW family glutamic-type intramembrane protease yields the protein MKNCLHCGSNNSDTARYCLNCGNMLASDTHQLTLHWRENGIEKTRSIDINDSTNKKAGTIRLGRDPDLCDIVLSDPKVSRLHSQITFNSPQNQFLIENLRENNPILINKQKLVRGSQPLNNGNTITLGDTQLRFMGNDLMPQVSATSLNVEVGRNPTSTLSISMLLPIISTKKDLRQQPYFVPGVITVIWVVLLLSSLGNAVLFNFLIALFLGFGGFYFIYKLCGKRKPWWVLLIPVMLTPILLFTPLWSLFIWFFRDLLPGKALQEHSGFLSTFTAQFFGAGLAEELFKALPLFILMGLSQKFNLPRLAIQDPLDGIVLGAASGLGFTLLETLGQYIPDAVQQGGELIGLQLLIVRIVGSVFGHMAYSGYFGYYIGLSVIKPRRRWKILATGYLIAATTHALWNTSALLGVWALGLVGILAFCLLTGAILRARKMG
- a CDS encoding SDR family NAD(P)-dependent oxidoreductase, translating into MSNAIEFKPINVLIIGASRGIGLGFVKQLLKNEEVEQIFATYRQETSADSLLSLKNEAESKLICLPLDITNEEEITEVVKQIQTRVNQLHLVINCVGILHEGSLQPSKSLRQVNSEKLSRYFQVNSIGSVLLAKHLVPLFRHHQPSVLASISAKLGSIGDNELGGWYGYRASKAALNMLMRTVAIEYKRINPQTRVITLHPGTTDTDLSKPFHKNIPPEKIFSVERTVKQLLTVINNLTENDSGHFFSWDGTRLPW
- a CDS encoding DICT sensory domain-containing protein, translated to MSISTSVVSELLQAIPHWRPQMYFKASLTALSHAMEDQVLAGEDCPLVIASFQRERFYRQEAHRYRRIASKSQQIYVLAAPETDFANNSGVFETIAFEKSDGLALEWHLVVIGQQYASCLICRERAIGTEKQSDMNVMDNSRRFEGIWTFDRQVSQKAAEILLKRILLYRPELASKIEEARRLYLPSSAPENALLTKENQFLSQTPTVQPDPFVQRLVTYLQVAQYKLIKANRSLTLKEHKERLINSVTHAIRQSLDPEEILQVAVQMLGEGLGVCRCIVYRCSENDAIAKIKHEFLNDGIKSIKGQLWPLKNNPLFEAIISQRESISVDDTLKDPRLQPPLKSNRAASLKTIVKSCSIASWLLVPILYQGRLLGMVELHHCGPAPASWKSEDIALVNAIATQIGVALIQAEAYANLHDLNEQLEALDRTRSNLVAITGHELRTPLSTIQVCLESLATEPDMSPELRQVMLNTALQDAERMRTLVQDFLTLSQLESGRIEWHPEPLSLYECVELSLSHVRSRNTEGKLPRIQNFVAPDLPLVLADGEWLVEVLSKLLDNACKFTSPDGSVTIEVNYNSLQQLEVTISDTGRGIEPNRLETVFDRFYQEEGALRRSAGGTGLGLAICRQIVSGWGGQIWAQSEGKNHGSQFHFTVPLVAESFGSEFDMSNSDEVEDSASSTPQKRRRTSRKKRN